A portion of the Lolium rigidum isolate FL_2022 chromosome 1, APGP_CSIRO_Lrig_0.1, whole genome shotgun sequence genome contains these proteins:
- the LOC124707102 gene encoding galactoside 2-alpha-L-fucosyltransferase-like: MALDGGVGIANGISKRPSQINGSVAVEKAARRADEATEEDDEGKPWVARKWITSLAVCLAALPLLAIMVSRRDGPLPLPSGWRPATTTRTYDRTESNQSRHLGDLIIPGFDEQSCISRYQSTPYRKNLTRSPSAHLVKRLREQEALQRRCGPGTEAYRRAAERLDSRRNGTRTTTDDDTCKYVVLVPYRGLGNRILAMASAFLYAMLTDRVLLVDRGASIPDLFCEPFPETSWLLPPDFPLRDLESLTGEVPESYRNLVEDSRAVSVSDLPYVFVDLDHACTYHDKLFYCDDHREFLHRAPWLVMRTDGYFVPALFLNPAYQEELDRLFPRKDAVFYLLGRYLFHPTNRVWGLITRFYDSYLKNSDERLGIQVRVFDGDTPFKHVLDQILACTSKEHLIPEVVAQEPVWPASASSGWSTFGYVGHGLGGLTPWIMFKPENLTTPNPPCRRAASMEPCLHGPPFYDCKARHGADTGKLVPHVRHCEDMSWGLKLVHPEY; this comes from the exons ATGGCCTTGGACGGCGGTGTTGGCATTGCCAATGGCATAAGCAAGCGGCCGTCGCAGATCAATGGTTCGGTTGCCGTGGAGAAGGCCgcgcgccgcgccgacgaggcgaccgaggaggacgacgaaggaaAGCCATGGGTCGCAAGGAAGTGGATCACGTCGCTTGCGGTTTGCCTCGCCGCGTTGCCGCTCCTCGCGATCATGGTTAGCCGCCGAGACGGGCCGTTGCCATTGCCGTCCGGCTGGAGAcctgcgacgacgacgaggacgtacGACCGCACAG AATCCAATCAAAGCAGGCACCTCGGAGACCTGATCATCCCGGGGTTCGACGAACAATCCTGCATCAGCCGGTACCAGTCCACGCCCTACCGCAAGAACCTGACACGGTCGCCGTCCGCACACCTCGTGAAGCGGCTGCGGGAGCAGGAGGCGCTGCAGCGGCGGTGCGGCCCGGGCACCGAGGCGTACCGCCGAGCTGCAGAACGGCTAGACAGCCGGCGAAATGGCACGCGCACCACCACGGACGACGACACCTGCAAGTACGTCGTGCTGGTGCCGTACAGGGGGCTCGGGAACCGGATACTGGCCATGGCGTCGGCGTTCCTGTACGCCATGCTCACCGATCGCGTGCTACTCGTCGACAGGGGGGCGTCCATTCCCGACCTCTTCTGCGAGCCGTTCCCTGAGACTTCGTGGCTGCTGCCGCCGGACTTCCCTCTCCGGGACCTGGAGAGTCtgaccggcgaggtgccggagagtTACCGCAACCTGGTGGAGGACAGCCGGGCCGTGTCCGTGTCGGACCTCCCGTACGTGTTCGTGGACCTCGACCACGCCTGCACCTACCACGACAAGCTCTTCTACTGCGACGACCACCGGGAGTTCCTCCACCGTGCACCGTGGCTGGTGATGAGGACGGACGGGTACTTCGTGCCGGCGCTCTTCCTAAACCCGGCGTACCAGGAGGAGCTCGACAGGCTGTTCCCCCGGAAAGACGCCGTGTTCTACCTCCTGGGGCGGTATCTCTTCCACCCGACGAACAGAGTGTGGGGATTGATCACGAGGTTCTATGATTCCTACCTGAAAAACTCGGACGAACGGCTGGGCATCCAGGTCAGGGTGTTCGACGGGGACACGCCGTTCAAGCATGTCCTTGATCAGATCCTCGCGTGCACGTCCAAGGAGCACCTGATACCTGAGGTCGTGGCGCAAGAACCTGTGTGGCCGGCCAGCGCAAG cagtGGCTGGTCGACCTTCGGGTACGTTGGCCACGGGCTCGGCGGACTCACGCCGTGGATCATGTTCAAGCCCGAGAACCTTACCACGCCCAATCCGCCGTGCCGGCGGGCTGCGTCCATGGAGCCGTGCTTGCACGGACCGCCGTTCTATGACTGCAAGGCAAGGCACGGTGCGGATACCGGCAAGCTGGTGCCGCATGTCCGACATTGCGAGGACATGAGCTGGGGCCTGAAGCTTGTTCACCCGGAGTACTGA
- the LOC124685251 gene encoding uncharacterized protein LOC124685251: MEPGRLHVLHVGISFHPLSISTHIHGEVTGIPIPSRNLILQTEFKVLWPIEGTNVTSAGMYEMHLLLVNQHNYLLLALPFNISRGVGSAAGNEDDAEETFYSLCNESDLEEKNARDAFSQKALNQQKLHGRN; encoded by the exons ATGGAGCCCGGCCGCCTCCATGTGCTCCATGTGGGAATTTCTTTCCACCCCCTTTCTATTTCAACCCATATCCATGGAGAAGTCACAGGAATCCCAATCCCCTCAAGAAATCTAATCCTCCAAACTGAATTTAAG GTGCTGTGGCCGATTGAAGGCACCAATGTCACATCTGCTGGTATGTACGAGATGCATTTGCTTTTAGTAAACCAACACAATTATCTCCTTTTAGCATTGCCCTTCAACATCTCTAGAGGGGTTGGTAGTGCAG CTGGCAACGAAGATGACGCTGAG GAAACATTTTATTCCTTGTGTAATGAAAGTGATTTAGAGGAGAAAAATGCCAGGGATGCATTCTCACAGAAAGCACTGAATCAGCAGAAGTTG CATGGTAGAAACTGA